A DNA window from Daucus carota subsp. sativus chromosome 3, DH1 v3.0, whole genome shotgun sequence contains the following coding sequences:
- the LOC108211832 gene encoding cytochrome P450 CYP736A12 — MGRVDTILVELPVVHSKKEKIMSPADFVIFGVLVGALWQFIHLYRALFSNKTQHKPPPGPPGLPLIGHFHMLGKLPHRTLYKLSQKYGPIMSIRLGSVPTVIVSSPAAAELFFKTHDSVFASRPASQVADYLFYGTKGIGFTKYGAYWRNARKFCTVELLNAEKVKSMAGMRREDMMLLVESLKQAAAASEVVDISDKACHLIEAMTCRMLFGKSRDEKFDLSAIVHHMAEDLGAFNISDYIPFLRPLNLQGLTRRFKVTSEAVDKILETIIDDHEKDAANGYKNNDRDFVDVILASKMDPVGTHEQLARNIDRSHIKAIVLDLIFGAIDASPTAIEWTMSELIRHPRVMKLLQEEIKNITEDCEFVEESHLSKLEYLDMVVKESMRLHPVTPIIAPHESMEDIVIDGYHIPKKSRIIVNSWALGRDPRFWSENVEEFVPERFEGSNIDLLGQSFHILPFSSGRRGCPGKHWGLLTIKLVVAQLVRSFDWELPLGMSPDELPMDEVFGLCVPRASHLLAIPRIHLP, encoded by the exons ATGGGTAGAGTGGATACCATTCTAGTAGAGCTGCCAGTCGTCCACtctaaaaaggaaaaaataatGTCACCTGcagattttgttatttttggGGTACTTGTCGGAGCCCTATGGCAGTTTATTCATCTGTACCGAGCCCTGTTTTCCAACAAGACGCAGCACAAGCCACCACCAGGTCCCCCTGGTTTACCCTTGATCGGTCACTTCCACATGTTAGGAAAACTCCCCCACCGCACCCTCTACAAGCTGTCCCAAAAATATGGCCCCATAATGTCGATTCGCCTTGGTTCGGTCCCAACCGTTATCGTATCATCCCCTGCTGCAGCCGAGCTCTTCTTCAAGACCCATGACAGCGTCTTCGCTAGCCGTCCCGCGTCTCAGGTGGCAGATTACTTGTTTTATGGAACCAAAGGCATTGGGTTTACCAAGTATGGCGCGTACTGGCGTAACGCGAGGAAGTTTTGCACGGTGGAGCTTCTTAATGCGGAGAAGGTTAAGTCCATGGCGGGGATGAGAAGGGAGGATATGATGCTGCTTGTGGAGTCCCTGAAACAAGCTGCGGCTGCGAGTGAGGTGGTTGATATTAGCGACAAGGCGTGTCATCTGATTGAGGCGATGACATGTAGAATGTTGTTTGGAAAAAGCAGAGATGAGAAGTTCGACTTGAGTGCCATAGTGCATCATATGGCAGAGGATTTGGGAGCGTTCAATATTTCGGATTATATCCCATTTTTACGCCCACTTAATCTACAG GGATTGACAAGACGGTTTAAAGTTACTAGCGAAGCTGTAGACAAAATACTAGAAACTATAATCGATGATCATGAGAAAGATGCAGCTAATGGCTACAAGAATAATGACAGGGATTTTGTTGATGTAATTCTCGCTTCAAAAATGGATCCTGTGGGTACTCATGAGCAATTAGCCCGAAACATTGATCGATCACATATTAAAGCAATCGTGCTGGACTTGATTTTCGGAGCAATAGATGCATCCCCTACTGCAATTGAATGGACCATGTCAGAACTGATCAGACATCCGAGGGTGATGAAACTCCTACAAGAAGAGATTAAAAATATCACAGAGGATTGTGAATTTGTGGAAGAGTCGCATCTGTCAAAACTAGAATACCTAGATATGGTAGTCAAGGAAAGCATGAGGTTGCATCCGGTGACACCAATAATAGCTCCTCATGAGTCGATGGAGGACATTGTGATCGACGGATATCACATACCCAAGAAATCACGAATCATTGTCAACAGTTGGGCGCTAGGACGAGATCCAAGATTTTGGTCTGAAAATGTCGAAGAATTTGTTCCGGAGAGATTTGAAGGTAGTAACATAGATCTTCTGGGACAAAGTTTTCATATTCTACCGTTTAGTTCTGGCAGAAGAGGTTGTCCTGGAAAACACTGGGGGCTGCTAACTATAAAATTGGTGGTAGCTCAGTTGGTACGCAGCTTCGACTGGGAACTACCTTTGGGCATGTCACCTGATGAGTTGCCTATGGATGAAGTTTTTGGTCTGTGTGTACCAAGAGCAAGTCATCTCCTTGCCATACCAAGAATCCACTTACCATAA
- the LOC108213455 gene encoding uncharacterized protein LOC108213455 isoform X1, whose product MEDSGAILCHISLLKDMLDQVNEEIEASYQITREIESEIVKCCEIETEYAVKESELTRNLYHLHFEIHGLMAVTSDSMASIKRLEAELSCLRIKRDEICNGMDNKREEFISSCLKFQKDIDKGENCEMRTLLSEKVNLENEIELLTTKNSSLQNSVSAFVEELLEDLRNTNSALHFEIQSGNLENEKLLKDIDELKATLLSVISIFAF is encoded by the exons ATGGAGGATTCTGGCGCCATTTTATGTCACATCTCTCTTCTTAAAGATATGCTTGATCAG GTAAATGAAGAAATCGAAGCCAGTTATCAGATTACTCGAGAAATTGAATCGGAGATTGTAAAGTGTTGTGAGATTGAGACGGAGTATGCTGTCAAGGAATCAGAGTTAACGAGGAATTTGTATCACTTGCATTTCGAAATTCACGGATTAATGGCTGTCACTT CTGATTCGATGGCTTCGATTAAACGGTTAGAGGCAGAGCTCTCTTGTCTAAGGATCAAACGAGATGAAATCTGTAATGGAATGGACAACAAGCG CGAAGAGTTTATTTCATCTTGCCTAAAATTTCAGAAAGACATTGACAAGGGAGAAAATTGTGAAATGAGGACTCTTTTGTCTGAAAAAGTAAATCTTGAAAATGAAATAGAACTGTTAACTACGAAGAACAGTTCACTGCAAAATTCTGTGTCAGCATTTGTGGAGGAACTACTAGAAGATCTTCGTAATACCAACTCTG CTTTGCATTTTGAGATACAGAGTGGGAATCTAGAGAATGAGAAATTGCTCAAGGACATCGATGAACTGAAGGCCACACTTCTCTCAGTTATTTCAAT CTTTGCATTTTGA
- the LOC108213455 gene encoding uncharacterized protein LOC108213455 isoform X3 gives MEDSGAILCHISLLKDMLDQVNEEIEASYQITREIESEIVKCCEIETEYAVKESELTRNLYHLHFEIHGLMAVTSDSMASIKRLEAELSCLRIKRDEICNGMDNKREEFISSCLKFQKDIDKGENCEMRTLLSEKVNLENEIELLTTKNSSLQNSVSAFVEELLEDLRNTNSEWESRE, from the exons ATGGAGGATTCTGGCGCCATTTTATGTCACATCTCTCTTCTTAAAGATATGCTTGATCAG GTAAATGAAGAAATCGAAGCCAGTTATCAGATTACTCGAGAAATTGAATCGGAGATTGTAAAGTGTTGTGAGATTGAGACGGAGTATGCTGTCAAGGAATCAGAGTTAACGAGGAATTTGTATCACTTGCATTTCGAAATTCACGGATTAATGGCTGTCACTT CTGATTCGATGGCTTCGATTAAACGGTTAGAGGCAGAGCTCTCTTGTCTAAGGATCAAACGAGATGAAATCTGTAATGGAATGGACAACAAGCG CGAAGAGTTTATTTCATCTTGCCTAAAATTTCAGAAAGACATTGACAAGGGAGAAAATTGTGAAATGAGGACTCTTTTGTCTGAAAAAGTAAATCTTGAAAATGAAATAGAACTGTTAACTACGAAGAACAGTTCACTGCAAAATTCTGTGTCAGCATTTGTGGAGGAACTACTAGAAGATCTTCGTAATACCAACTCTG AGTGGGAATCTAGAGAATGA
- the LOC108213455 gene encoding uncharacterized protein LOC108213455 isoform X2, with protein sequence MEDSGAILCHISLLKDMLDQVNEEIEASYQITREIESEIVKCCEIETEYAVKESELTRNLYHLHFEIHGLMAVTSDSMASIKRLEAELSCLRIKRDEICNGMDNKREEFISSCLKFQKDIDKGENCEMRTLLSEKVNLENEIELLTTKNSSLQNSVSAFVEELLEDLRNTNSALHFEIQSGNVEYEKLLRDIDEQKATLLSVISM encoded by the exons ATGGAGGATTCTGGCGCCATTTTATGTCACATCTCTCTTCTTAAAGATATGCTTGATCAG GTAAATGAAGAAATCGAAGCCAGTTATCAGATTACTCGAGAAATTGAATCGGAGATTGTAAAGTGTTGTGAGATTGAGACGGAGTATGCTGTCAAGGAATCAGAGTTAACGAGGAATTTGTATCACTTGCATTTCGAAATTCACGGATTAATGGCTGTCACTT CTGATTCGATGGCTTCGATTAAACGGTTAGAGGCAGAGCTCTCTTGTCTAAGGATCAAACGAGATGAAATCTGTAATGGAATGGACAACAAGCG CGAAGAGTTTATTTCATCTTGCCTAAAATTTCAGAAAGACATTGACAAGGGAGAAAATTGTGAAATGAGGACTCTTTTGTCTGAAAAAGTAAATCTTGAAAATGAAATAGAACTGTTAACTACGAAGAACAGTTCACTGCAAAATTCTGTGTCAGCATTTGTGGAGGAACTACTAGAAGATCTTCGTAATACCAACTCTG CTTTGCATTTTGAGATACAGAGTGGGAATGTGGAATATGAGAAACTGCTCAGGGACATAGATGAACAAAAGGCCACACTGCTCTCAGTTATTTCTATGTGA
- the LOC135151305 gene encoding small polypeptide DEVIL 4-like, translated as MIKELRWKKKVVRRRQAYIAIMKIRNITRSSIRDSKQKFEYKGFGGYIKEQRGRLYIVRRCIVMLLCWED; from the coding sequence ATGATCAAAGAGCTGCGTTGGAAGAAGAAAGTGGTCCGGAGAAGACAGGCGTACATCGCAATCATGAAgataagaaatattacaagaagCAGCATCAGAGATAGTAAACAAAAGTTTGAATACAAAGGCTTTGGAGGGTATATAAAAGAACAGAGAGGAAGGCTCTACATTGTAAGAAGATGTATTGTGATGCTTCTTTGTTGGGAAGATTAA